A window of Candidatus Cloacimonadota bacterium contains these coding sequences:
- a CDS encoding site-2 protease family protein, which yields MEYIFLIPIILMSIIIHEVSHGYAAFLLGDDTAYRAGRLNFNPINHIDRFGTIILPILMLIVTRGGLAFGYAKPVPINPYNFRDYKKHTALTAAAGPASNFIIAIILSLLLRLIMSNHDPYAPLSQASAFFMRLIYTTIMINLFLGLFNLIPFPPLDGSKVIGAFLSDEMYFKYTAQERKGMMIFMMIILVSYIFKLNIIGGIIFPPLQFIMKILTGI from the coding sequence ATGGAATATATTTTTTTAATACCAATCATCCTGATGAGCATCATCATCCATGAAGTAAGTCATGGGTATGCTGCTTTTCTGTTGGGAGATGATACTGCTTATCGAGCCGGCAGATTGAATTTCAATCCCATAAACCATATCGACAGGTTCGGAACAATAATCTTACCGATATTGATGTTGATCGTAACCCGAGGAGGGCTTGCTTTCGGATATGCGAAACCAGTTCCCATAAATCCTTATAATTTCAGGGATTATAAAAAACATACAGCTCTAACAGCAGCAGCAGGACCTGCTTCAAACTTTATCATTGCTATCATTCTTTCATTATTATTAAGATTGATCATGAGCAATCACGATCCGTATGCTCCTTTAAGTCAAGCTTCAGCTTTTTTTATGAGGTTGATCTATACAACGATCATGATCAATCTGTTTCTGGGATTATTTAATCTAATTCCGTTCCCACCACTGGATGGATCAAAAGTTATCGGTGCTTTTTTGTCGGATGAAATGTATTTCAAATATACAGCACAGGAACGCAAAGGAATGATGATATTTATGATGATTATCCTGGTCTCTTATATTTTCAAATTGAATATTATCGGAGGTATTATTTTTCCACCGTTGCAGTTTATCATGAAGATTTTGACAGGAATATGA
- a CDS encoding tyrosine--tRNA ligase, protein MRFEKELKIIKKGVDELISETEMISKLERSEKKGKPLRIKYGIDPTGYDVHIGHLVPIRKMREFQDLGHLGVIIIGDFTAQIGDPTGRDESRPPLTGEQVRKNAEKYMDQLYKVLDKNKTEVRWQSEWFGNMGMSDVLKLMGKFTLARFLAHDTFRNRYEQGLSLGMHEMMYPILQAYDSVAVNADVELGATEQKFNILAGRDMQRYFGQEQQIALLSPILLGIDGKEKMSKSLNNYIAVFDSPKDKYGKVMSIPDESIINYFNYATKIAPEEIEEIEKQLKNSEINPKFIKQRLAREVVSLYHGEKAAKEAEKEFNQIFAKKEIPDEMPGYELQNEKEKIIDILVKTKTCASGSEARRMIKQNAVSIDGKKVTDIFYEISDDCIIKVGKRRFLKVIIES, encoded by the coding sequence ATGAGATTCGAAAAAGAATTGAAAATAATCAAAAAAGGAGTGGATGAATTGATTTCCGAAACGGAAATGATCTCCAAACTGGAAAGATCGGAAAAAAAGGGAAAACCTTTGCGGATAAAATATGGAATTGATCCGACTGGTTATGATGTCCATATCGGACATCTTGTGCCAATTCGGAAAATGAGAGAATTCCAGGATCTGGGACATCTCGGAGTAATCATTATCGGAGATTTCACAGCTCAAATCGGAGATCCGACCGGAAGAGATGAATCTCGACCTCCATTAACCGGAGAACAGGTCAGAAAAAATGCAGAAAAATATATGGATCAGTTGTATAAAGTTCTGGATAAAAATAAAACAGAAGTCCGCTGGCAATCAGAATGGTTTGGGAATATGGGAATGTCCGATGTCCTGAAATTGATGGGAAAATTCACACTCGCTCGGTTTTTGGCTCATGACACTTTCCGCAACAGATATGAGCAGGGACTCTCTCTGGGAATGCACGAAATGATGTATCCAATTTTACAGGCTTATGACTCCGTAGCAGTTAATGCCGATGTTGAATTGGGAGCAACAGAGCAGAAATTTAATATTCTGGCAGGACGAGATATGCAGAGATATTTCGGTCAGGAACAGCAGATTGCTCTTTTATCTCCAATTTTATTAGGGATTGACGGCAAAGAAAAAATGAGCAAAAGTCTGAATAATTACATTGCTGTTTTTGATTCTCCTAAAGATAAATACGGAAAAGTGATGTCCATTCCCGATGAGTCAATCATTAATTATTTCAATTATGCTACAAAAATTGCTCCTGAGGAAATTGAAGAGATAGAAAAACAATTGAAAAACAGCGAAATAAATCCAAAATTTATCAAGCAGAGACTGGCAAGGGAAGTTGTTTCTCTTTATCATGGAGAAAAAGCAGCAAAAGAAGCAGAAAAAGAATTTAATCAAATTTTTGCCAAAAAGGAAATTCCTGATGAAATGCCGGGATATGAATTACAAAATGAAAAGGAAAAGATCATCGATATTTTAGTAAAAACCAAAACTTGTGCTTCCGGTAGTGAAGCTCGCAGAATGATCAAACAAAATGCCGTCAGTATCGATGGGAAAAAAGTAACTGATATTTTTTATGAAATTTCTGATGATTGTATCATCAAAGTCGGGAAAAGAAGATTCCTGAAAGTAATAATCGAGTCGTAA